TATTTCAGATTATGTATTGATGGGATATGGAACAGGTGCTGTAATGGCCGTTCCTGCACATGATGAACGTGATCACAGATTTGCCAGGAAATTTAACCTTGATATTAAAAAGGTAGTAGATACCGATGAAGATGTTCAGGAAAAATCTTTCGATTCTAAAGATTCAGTTTGTGTGAACTCTGATTTCTTAAACGGATTGAATTATAATGATGCCAAATCAAAAATAATTTCTGAAATCGAAAATAAAGGGATTGGCCACGGAACCACGAACTACAGACAGCGTGATGCCATTTTCTCCAGACAGCGTTACTGGGGTGAGCCGGTTCCTATATATTATAAGGAAGGAATGCCTTATACGCTTCCGGTTTCCGCTTTGCCGCTGGAGCTTCCTGAAGTTGAAAAGTATCTTCCTACCGAAGACGGAGACCCGCCATTAGGAAATGCAAAGGTATTTGCCTGGGATGAAGCCAGCCAAAAAGTTGTTTCTACCGATTGGGTTGATGATAAAACCATATTCCCGTTAGAATTATCCACCATGCCGGGATGGGCAGGAAGCTCATGGTATTTCTTAAGATATATGGATCCGAATGATCAGGAAGTTTTTGTTAAAAAAGAACTTGCAGATTATTGGGGGCAGGTAGATTTATACATCGGAGGAAGCGAGCACGCAACCGGTCACTTATTATATTCCCGTTTCTGGAACATGTTCTTAAAAGACAGAGGATATATTAATAATGATGAGCCTTTCCAGAAATTGATCAATCAGGGAATGATTTTGGGGATGAGTGCATTTGTGTACAGAATTGATGGAACCAACCAATATGTCTCCAAAAATCTTGCAGGTGATTATCAAACCCAGAAGATTCATGTAGACGTATCCTTATTAAAAGGAACTTCTGATGAATTGGATACTGAGGCCTTCAAAGCCTGGAGACCGGATTATGCCAATGCCGAATTTATTCTGGAAGATGGAAAGTACATTACAGACCGTGAAGTAGAGAAAATGTCCAAGTCCAAATACAATGTGGTAAACCCTGACGATATCTGTGAAGAATACGGAGCAGACGGGTTAAGACTGTATGAAATGTTCTTAGGACCTTTGGAGCAGTCAAAGCCGTGGAATACACAAGGACTTAGCGGAGTATATGGATTCCTTAAGAAATTCTGGAACCTGTATTTCAACGGAGATACTTTCGAGGTTTCCGATGAAGAGCCAACAAAAGCAGAATACAAAGTTTTGCATACCTTAATAAAGAAGGTGGTTTATGATATTGAAAACTTCTCGTTCAATACCTCTGTATCTTCATTTATGATCGCCGTGAACGAGCTGCAGAAAATAAAATGCAACAAACGCAATATTTTGGAACCGTTAGCCGTTATCATCTCTCCCTATGCGCCACACATCTGCGAAGAACTTTGGAGTTTACTGGGGCATAATGAATCTGTTGAATTTGAGAAATTCCCTGTATTGAACGAGGAATACCTGGTAGAAGATGAAATTGAATATCCGGTAAGTGTAAACGGTAAAATGAAGTTCAAGATTTCACTTTCCGCTCAGTTATCAGCCAAAGAAGTGGAAGATTTGGTGATTTCCGATGAAAAAGTACAATCGGTTTTAGAAGGGAAGACCCCTAAAAAAATCATCGTAGTGCATCACCGTATTGTGAATATCGTAATTTAAAAAAAAATTAACATTGGGAAATTAAAAAAAATGAGGGTTTTATTTTTTTAAGTTTCTAACTCAAATGTTAAATTTGGGAAAAATAAATAAAATATCTAAAAATAATTATTATATCGAAATCGTATTAAAATTTCTTTATCAGAAAAATGCAAAATGTTTATTTAAGACTATTGCATTTTAATTAATTTTGCCTTTAATTTACACCTTGTAAAATTTTAAAACAATATAATTTAGTTAAATATGGAAATGAATGTTTCAAAAAATGATGAGCAAGTAGTTGCTAGAAAAGCAGGAGGTTTAAACCCGGCTGTTATTATTCCTATTCTTTTCGTTATAGGAGTTTGTATTTATTTATTCGTTCTTGGTAACCCAGGAAACTTTAAAGATGCAGAAAAACTAGGTAGTGGGTCTGTGGCTTTCTCAAGTGTTGAAGGAAAAGACATTCACCCGGAATCGTTTTTAGGTATTATCTACAAAGGAGGGGTTATCGTACCAATCTTGATTACTTTCATGATCACTGTAATCGTTTTCTCTTTTGAAAGATATTTCGTACTAGGTAAAGCTGCCGGAAAAGGAAACTTAGACAACTTCGTAGTACAGGTAAGAAGCTTACTGAATCAAAACAAAATTGATGAAGCTTTAGAAGAGTGTGACAGACAGCAAGGATCTGTAGGTAACGTAGTGAAAGAAGGTCTTACTACTTACAAAGCACTTTCTCATGATACTACTTTAAATAAAGAGCAGAAAATGGTAGCGCTTAATAAAGCTATCGAAGAAGCTACAACTCTTGAAATGCCAATGCTTGAAAAGAACATGATGATTCTTTCTACATTAGGTACTGTAGCAACGCTAATCGCACTTTTAGGAACTGTAATCGGGATGATCAAAGCATTCTTCGCATTAGGTTCAGGTGGTGGTACTCCAGATGCTGCTGCACTTTCTACAGGTATCTCTGAAGCCTTGATCAACACGGCGTTAGGTATTGGTACTTCAGCTATCGCGATTATCCTTTATAACTTCTTTACATCTAAAATT
The genomic region above belongs to Chryseobacterium shigense and contains:
- a CDS encoding MotA/TolQ/ExbB proton channel family protein, which translates into the protein MEMNVSKNDEQVVARKAGGLNPAVIIPILFVIGVCIYLFVLGNPGNFKDAEKLGSGSVAFSSVEGKDIHPESFLGIIYKGGVIVPILITFMITVIVFSFERYFVLGKAAGKGNLDNFVVQVRSLLNQNKIDEALEECDRQQGSVGNVVKEGLTTYKALSHDTTLNKEQKMVALNKAIEEATTLEMPMLEKNMMILSTLGTVATLIALLGTVIGMIKAFFALGSGGGTPDAAALSTGISEALINTALGIGTSAIAIILYNFFTSKIDGLTYKIDEIAMSIQQSFAEFN
- the leuS gene encoding leucine--tRNA ligase, whose product is MFYDHQQIEKKWQKYWEDNQTYKTSNNTDKPKFYVLDMFPYPSGAGLHVGHPLGYIASDIYARYKRHQGFNVLHPVGYDSFGLPAEQYAIQTGQHPAITTEENINRYEEQLKKIGFSFDWSREVRTSDASYYKWTQWIFIELYHSWYNKNTDKAEPVNTLIQHFEEKGTEGLNANQNDELNFTAEEWKESSDLDKEDILLNYRLAYRAETTVNWCPALGTVLANDEVKDGKSERGGFPVFQKKMMQWSMRISAYSERLLQGLNTLDWPQPLKDSQEYWIGKSQGAQVQFKVEGHDETIEVFTTRPDTIFGATFMVLAPENPLVDTITTEAQKAEVDSYIEETSKKTERDRMSDVKNVSGAFTGSYAINPFSGEKMPIYISDYVLMGYGTGAVMAVPAHDERDHRFARKFNLDIKKVVDTDEDVQEKSFDSKDSVCVNSDFLNGLNYNDAKSKIISEIENKGIGHGTTNYRQRDAIFSRQRYWGEPVPIYYKEGMPYTLPVSALPLELPEVEKYLPTEDGDPPLGNAKVFAWDEASQKVVSTDWVDDKTIFPLELSTMPGWAGSSWYFLRYMDPNDQEVFVKKELADYWGQVDLYIGGSEHATGHLLYSRFWNMFLKDRGYINNDEPFQKLINQGMILGMSAFVYRIDGTNQYVSKNLAGDYQTQKIHVDVSLLKGTSDELDTEAFKAWRPDYANAEFILEDGKYITDREVEKMSKSKYNVVNPDDICEEYGADGLRLYEMFLGPLEQSKPWNTQGLSGVYGFLKKFWNLYFNGDTFEVSDEEPTKAEYKVLHTLIKKVVYDIENFSFNTSVSSFMIAVNELQKIKCNKRNILEPLAVIISPYAPHICEELWSLLGHNESVEFEKFPVLNEEYLVEDEIEYPVSVNGKMKFKISLSAQLSAKEVEDLVISDEKVQSVLEGKTPKKIIVVHHRIVNIVI